The Hemibagrus wyckioides isolate EC202008001 linkage group LG15, SWU_Hwy_1.0, whole genome shotgun sequence genome window below encodes:
- the ngfa gene encoding neurotrophin-7, whose amino-acid sequence MRSSTPVLLFLISVQAALNTVGNAHSQEPANQNAGTQDSTHDDLIPTVDAKLFNKWRYLSPRVLFSDVVPSDGHFEPRSPRTRRRARDFQNRGEYSACDSENHWVGNMTRATDLAGNEVTVLPDVRINNVVKKQMFYETTCRVTNRGSTHRGMKAGTTGCRGIDNKRWNSYCTNTHTYVRALTSFKNQVTWRFIRINAACVCVVSRKSWKH is encoded by the coding sequence ATGAGGTCGTCGACGCCGGTCCTGCTCTTCCTGATCAGCGTCCAGGCTGCACTCAACACGGTGGGAAACGCCCACTCACAGgaaccagccaatcagaacgcagGAACCCAGGACTCGACCCACGATGACCTCATCCCCACAGTTGACGCTAAACTGTTCAACAAGTGGCGTTACCTATCACCTCGTGTGCTCTTCAGCGACGTAGTGCCCTCCGATGGCCATTTCGAGCCTCGAAGTCCGCGAACACGCCGGAGAGCGCGCGACTTCCAGAACCGTGGTGAATATTCGGCCTGCGATAGCGAAAATCACTGGGTGGGAAACATGACACGTGCTACAGACTTAGCGGGAAACGAAGTGACGGTGCTGCCTGATGTTCGCATCAACAACGTGGTCAAGAAGCAGATGTTTTACGAAACCACGTGCCGAGTCACAAACCGTGGCTCCACCCACCGTGGGATGAAGGCAGGAACAACCGGGTGCCGTGGGATCGATAACAAGCGCTGGAACTCCTAttgcaccaacacacacacgtatgtcCGGGCGCTTACCTCTTTCAAGAATCAGGTCACCTGGAGGTTCATCCGAATCAACGCcgcctgtgtgtgcgtggtcAGTCGAAAATCGTGGAAGCACTGA